One genomic segment of Thermovibrio guaymasensis includes these proteins:
- a CDS encoding HlyD family efflux transporter periplasmic adaptor subunit, translated as MEALKKEIRATERSIEAKEELYKGALNRAKSLKGSLEEVEVVLENLKITSPINGVVSEKMVEPGEVVGAGASLFTLYNLNKLYFEGYVPESKVGLLHVGQKGYLVVDAYPKRKFPVVLTYVSTRAEFTPKEVQTKEERVKQVFKVKLRLIENPKFVLKPGMPADCYLEVKE; from the coding sequence ATAGAGGCCCTAAAGAAGGAAATAAGGGCCACCGAAAGGTCAATTGAGGCAAAGGAGGAGCTCTACAAGGGAGCTCTTAACAGGGCTAAGAGCTTAAAGGGGAGCTTAGAGGAAGTTGAGGTAGTTTTAGAGAACCTGAAAATTACCTCTCCAATTAACGGAGTAGTTTCGGAGAAGATGGTTGAGCCGGGAGAGGTTGTTGGAGCGGGAGCAAGTCTTTTTACCCTCTACAACCTGAATAAGCTCTACTTTGAAGGGTACGTCCCTGAGAGCAAAGTTGGCCTTCTCCACGTAGGGCAGAAGGGCTACTTGGTCGTTGATGCCTACCCGAAGAGAAAGTTCCCTGTAGTTCTAACCTACGTTAGCACGAGGGCAGAGTTCACCCCTAAGGAGGTTCAAACTAAGGAGGAAAGGGTAAAACAGGTGTTTAAAGTCAAGCTGAGGCTGATTGAAAACCCTAAGTTCGTCTTAAAGCCGGGAATGCCTGCGGACTGTTATCTGGAAGTTAAGGAATGA
- a CDS encoding ABC transporter permease — protein sequence MKFLVLLYKEFLQFMRNRGLLIFTVYAFTLDIYLAATGIDLTLKNASFYAQDRDYSFLSRELISKFPPYYFNFKGYLMDDDQIDKVLLDDRAIGVIEIPQKFEKNIKEGKRLEVGVLVNGAEISSSYLFSAYAEQIIYTFLTGNFMRGGSWIEVRPRIFFNQNASSKVFMAYSELLTVITLFLLLLPAAAIVIEKERGNVEMLLVSPVPIEFFTTVKVIAMSILVLIFTALALFFTVEKLSGVPFHGKEIDFLLLTAAYAFTTTGLSLFIASISENMLQVSQLTILILVSVLYLSGSWTPIESMPKILQWLSALSPLKYYINGALSIAIKGRSLWELRDQIYALLILGGALFTAGTFFLKKKS from the coding sequence ATGAAGTTCTTAGTCCTCCTTTATAAGGAGTTCTTACAGTTTATGAGGAATAGGGGACTTTTAATCTTTACAGTTTACGCCTTTACCCTTGACATCTACTTAGCGGCAACGGGAATTGACCTAACTTTAAAAAACGCCTCCTTTTACGCTCAGGATAGGGATTACTCATTTCTATCAAGGGAGCTAATATCAAAGTTCCCCCCGTACTACTTTAACTTTAAAGGCTACTTAATGGACGACGACCAGATAGACAAAGTTCTCCTTGATGATAGGGCAATCGGAGTTATTGAAATTCCACAGAAGTTTGAAAAGAACATAAAGGAGGGAAAGAGGTTAGAAGTTGGAGTTTTGGTAAACGGAGCTGAAATCTCCTCAAGTTACCTCTTTTCAGCATACGCAGAGCAGATAATCTATACCTTCCTGACAGGAAACTTTATGAGAGGAGGGAGCTGGATTGAAGTTAGGCCAAGGATTTTCTTCAACCAGAACGCCTCAAGTAAAGTATTTATGGCCTACTCGGAGCTCTTAACCGTAATTACCCTCTTCCTCCTCCTCCTTCCTGCTGCCGCAATCGTTATTGAAAAGGAGAGGGGAAATGTTGAAATGCTCCTCGTCTCACCGGTACCTATTGAGTTTTTCACTACAGTAAAGGTTATTGCAATGTCCATTCTCGTTTTAATCTTTACTGCCCTTGCACTGTTTTTTACCGTTGAAAAGCTTTCAGGAGTTCCCTTTCACGGAAAGGAGATAGACTTCCTACTCTTAACTGCAGCATACGCATTTACAACAACGGGACTTTCCCTCTTTATAGCCTCAATATCGGAGAACATGCTTCAAGTTTCACAGCTAACGATCTTAATTTTAGTGTCTGTTTTATACCTATCAGGAAGCTGGACTCCGATAGAGAGTATGCCAAAAATACTTCAGTGGCTGTCGGCCTTATCCCCCCTTAAGTACTACATAAACGGAGCTCTCTCTATAGCTATAAAAGGGCGATCCCTCTGGGAGTTAAGGGATCAGATTTACGCCCTTCTAATTTTAGGGGGAGCTCTCTTTACAGCTGGAACTTTCTTCTTAAAGAAGAAATCTTAG
- a CDS encoding TolC family protein has protein sequence MRLALIVTLTLMPTLGIAGELQSLIETALKSSPQIEQAKRQLKASEYEVKKAFGNYLPEVKFSYSYTDLSDTPSYTMEVLGGALPPTSFSLFKRKFYQEELSLQTPLFTGERILNLIRVKKSQKEGYRFYLEEVKNLIVERVKEDYYEVLKAKALVETAKESLKSAKEHYRVVKAFFDEEIVPRRDLLEAEVKVSEAEERLKEAIGYYRVALEKLRVDSGDFDFEPKGEINLEVEGRRFNPEELVERALKERAAIKQVKLFLRAAERGVDLAKSQFMPQAFLKLSYSKTDQYPLNGNFSNKSTSVGISVPIFEGSKRFWELKRSREEKLKIKGKLEEVKRQVRLQVVSACTNIDTALKRIEAARKRVEEAKELLRDSKERYKEHVGTSTEVIDAIAYLTCAKSSLVKVVADYYKALAQLEYAVGGKL, from the coding sequence ATGAGATTAGCACTGATAGTAACACTAACCCTAATGCCAACTCTGGGCATAGCAGGGGAGCTCCAGAGCCTAATTGAAACTGCTCTAAAGAGCTCCCCCCAGATTGAGCAAGCTAAGAGGCAGCTGAAGGCCTCTGAGTACGAGGTTAAAAAGGCTTTTGGCAACTACCTACCGGAAGTTAAGTTCAGCTATTCGTACACAGACCTTTCAGATACCCCTTCCTACACGATGGAGGTTCTGGGAGGAGCTCTCCCTCCGACCTCATTTTCCCTATTTAAGAGGAAGTTCTACCAAGAGGAGCTCTCACTCCAAACTCCCTTATTCACAGGGGAGAGGATTTTAAACCTGATCAGGGTAAAGAAGAGCCAGAAGGAAGGTTACAGGTTTTACCTTGAGGAGGTTAAAAACCTAATCGTTGAAAGGGTAAAGGAGGACTACTACGAGGTTCTGAAGGCAAAGGCGCTGGTAGAAACAGCTAAAGAGTCACTAAAGAGCGCAAAGGAGCACTACAGGGTGGTAAAGGCCTTCTTTGATGAGGAGATAGTTCCAAGGAGAGACCTCCTTGAGGCAGAGGTAAAGGTAAGCGAGGCAGAGGAGAGGTTAAAGGAGGCTATAGGCTACTACAGGGTAGCCCTTGAGAAGTTAAGGGTTGACTCAGGGGATTTTGACTTTGAGCCAAAGGGGGAAATTAACCTTGAGGTTGAAGGAAGGAGGTTTAACCCTGAGGAGTTAGTTGAAAGGGCACTAAAGGAAAGGGCAGCTATAAAACAGGTAAAACTCTTTTTAAGGGCAGCAGAAAGGGGAGTTGACCTTGCAAAGAGCCAGTTTATGCCCCAGGCCTTCCTGAAACTCTCCTACTCAAAGACCGACCAGTACCCCTTAAATGGCAACTTTTCAAACAAGAGCACAAGCGTTGGAATATCGGTTCCCATATTTGAGGGAAGTAAGAGGTTCTGGGAGCTAAAGAGGAGCAGGGAAGAGAAGTTAAAAATAAAAGGGAAGCTTGAAGAGGTAAAGAGGCAGGTTAGGCTTCAAGTAGTTTCAGCCTGCACAAACATTGACACAGCTTTAAAGAGAATTGAAGCTGCAAGGAAGAGGGTAGAGGAGGCAAAGGAGCTCTTAAGGGACTCAAAGGAGAGGTACAAGGAGCACGTCGGAACCTCTACTGAAGTTATTGATGCAATAGCCTACCTAACGTGTGCGAAGTCCTCCTTAGTTAAAGTAGTCGCAGACTACTATAAAGCATTGGCTCAGCTTGAGTACGCAGTCGGAGGGAAACTATGA
- a CDS encoding HlyD family secretion protein produces the protein MKRFLALILVLVPFFVSSCKNEEKGVLYINGRIEGDEYDVATKYAGKVEKVFVDEGDEVKKGEILAFLDSKEVKARREAAEKAYQGALKEAEALKKEVELLKEKLAAQREKLREFEREVSLSIKVSKEKLKRAKASLKGALAQKYRAEATLEKVKKDYERFKRLYERRVISKSRYEEALLRLREAESGYKSAEAAVEGARALIKEAEKGVKLA, from the coding sequence ATGAAAAGGTTTTTGGCCCTGATTTTGGTCTTGGTCCCCTTCTTTGTTTCCTCATGTAAAAATGAAGAGAAAGGAGTTTTATACATAAACGGCAGGATAGAGGGAGACGAGTACGACGTTGCTACAAAGTATGCAGGAAAAGTGGAGAAAGTTTTCGTTGATGAGGGCGATGAGGTTAAGAAAGGAGAAATCCTTGCCTTCCTTGACTCAAAAGAGGTTAAGGCAAGGAGGGAAGCGGCAGAGAAGGCTTACCAAGGAGCTCTAAAGGAGGCTGAGGCGCTAAAGAAAGAGGTGGAGCTCTTAAAGGAGAAGTTGGCCGCACAGAGGGAAAAACTGAGGGAATTTGAAAGAGAGGTTTCCCTTTCAATTAAGGTCTCTAAAGAGAAGTTAAAGAGGGCAAAGGCCTCTTTAAAAGGGGCCTTAGCTCAAAAGTATAGGGCAGAGGCAACCTTAGAGAAGGTAAAAAAGGACTACGAGAGGTTTAAGAGGCTTTACGAAAGGAGAGTTATCTCTAAGAGCAGGTATGAGGAAGCATTGCTGAGGCTGAGGGAGGCTGAAAGCGGCTATAAAAGTGCCGAGGCTGCAGTTGAGGGAGCAAGAGCTCTCATAAAGGAAGCAGAGAAAGGAGTTAAGCTTGCCTAA
- a CDS encoding ATP-binding cassette domain-containing protein yields MRVVEGKGLTVTYRRGKVIAVKGLDFKVDKGEVYILIGPDGAGKSSVLKSTAGVIKYDGGSLRVFGKDPNREREFQKVREKISFMPQGLGHNLYKRLSVKENLEFFADLYGVSEREKRERMELLLKVTGLYPFKERKAGKLSGGMMQKLGICCALIHKPELLILDEPTTGVDPVSRREIWKLIYDFVKEGVTVMVATSYLDEAERGSSILLMKGGEALSQGEPEEVARTKGRVFVVEGEDYRKAYEKLWEITNTVRLKGKKVRAVCKGERIREVLKGLKVEIREVEPEIEDFFVEKVGLKRVKLPEILRPKTIPPEEAVVVKNVVKAFGDFKAVNGVSFTIKSGEIFGLLGPNGAGKTTLIKTILGLYQPTEGEILVAGERERRKIKEIIGYMSQKFSLYTDLTVMENLKLWGAVYGVSLEEVEEIVSRTAHILGFESYLKVKVKALPLGIKQRVSLLSALLHKPPIVFLDEPTSGVDPAERDVFWQVIRTYSKDFGATVLVTTHYLDEAEYCDRLLLMNMGRAVAVGAPDELKKRTKEELGEPFIVYTKNPFEAEEKLKKSGFKAVIYGKKVKVFVKGELDLNRLKEAGVKVLRVKRGEISMEDVFVNEVEKSMGNS; encoded by the coding sequence ATGAGAGTAGTTGAAGGTAAAGGGTTAACTGTAACTTACAGAAGAGGAAAGGTTATTGCAGTAAAGGGGCTTGACTTTAAGGTTGATAAGGGGGAGGTCTACATTCTCATTGGACCTGATGGGGCTGGAAAGTCTTCAGTTCTCAAGTCTACAGCGGGAGTTATAAAGTACGACGGAGGAAGTTTAAGGGTATTTGGAAAGGACCCAAACAGGGAAAGGGAATTTCAAAAGGTAAGAGAGAAAATCTCCTTCATGCCTCAGGGATTGGGGCACAACCTCTATAAGAGGCTCTCAGTTAAAGAAAACCTTGAGTTCTTTGCAGACCTTTACGGAGTTAGTGAAAGGGAAAAGAGAGAGAGGATGGAGCTCCTTCTCAAAGTAACCGGCCTTTACCCCTTTAAAGAGAGAAAGGCCGGGAAACTATCAGGCGGAATGATGCAGAAACTCGGGATATGCTGTGCCCTCATTCACAAACCTGAGCTTTTAATACTTGATGAGCCGACAACCGGAGTTGACCCCGTTTCAAGGAGGGAAATCTGGAAGTTAATCTACGACTTTGTAAAGGAAGGGGTAACCGTAATGGTTGCAACCTCCTACCTTGATGAGGCAGAGAGGGGGAGCTCCATCTTGCTAATGAAGGGAGGAGAGGCCCTATCTCAGGGCGAGCCGGAGGAGGTTGCAAGGACAAAGGGAAGGGTATTTGTAGTTGAAGGAGAGGACTACAGAAAGGCTTACGAGAAGCTGTGGGAAATAACGAATACAGTTAGACTGAAGGGGAAAAAGGTAAGGGCTGTCTGTAAAGGCGAAAGGATAAGGGAAGTATTAAAAGGCCTCAAAGTGGAAATAAGGGAAGTTGAGCCGGAAATTGAGGACTTCTTCGTTGAAAAGGTGGGGCTAAAGAGAGTGAAACTTCCTGAAATTCTAAGGCCGAAAACCATCCCTCCTGAAGAGGCAGTAGTGGTGAAGAACGTAGTTAAGGCCTTTGGAGACTTTAAGGCAGTTAACGGAGTTAGTTTTACTATAAAGAGTGGAGAAATTTTCGGACTACTTGGACCAAACGGTGCAGGTAAGACAACTCTAATAAAGACAATCTTAGGCCTTTACCAGCCAACAGAGGGAGAAATTTTAGTTGCCGGGGAGAGGGAAAGGAGGAAGATAAAAGAGATAATCGGCTACATGAGTCAGAAGTTCTCACTCTATACAGACCTAACCGTTATGGAAAACCTTAAGCTCTGGGGAGCCGTTTATGGCGTAAGTTTAGAAGAGGTAGAGGAAATCGTAAGTAGAACTGCACATATTTTAGGCTTTGAAAGCTACCTTAAGGTAAAAGTAAAGGCTCTTCCTCTTGGGATAAAGCAGAGGGTTTCCCTCCTCTCAGCCCTCCTTCACAAACCCCCGATCGTTTTCCTTGACGAGCCGACAAGCGGAGTTGACCCGGCTGAGAGGGACGTTTTTTGGCAGGTAATAAGGACTTACTCTAAAGACTTTGGAGCAACAGTTTTAGTTACGACCCACTACCTTGACGAAGCTGAGTACTGCGACAGGCTCCTCTTAATGAACATGGGAAGGGCAGTTGCAGTGGGAGCTCCCGACGAGCTCAAAAAGAGAACTAAAGAGGAGTTGGGAGAACCTTTCATAGTTTACACTAAAAACCCATTTGAGGCAGAGGAAAAGTTAAAAAAGTCTGGGTTTAAAGCGGTAATTTACGGGAAGAAGGTAAAGGTATTCGTAAAGGGAGAACTTGACCTCAACAGGCTAAAGGAAGCAGGGGTTAAGGTTTTAAGAGTAAAGAGGGGCGAGATTTCAATGGAGGACGTCTTTGTAAATGAAGTGGAAAAGAGTATGGGGAATAGTTAA
- a CDS encoding DEAD/DEAH box helicase family protein, whose product MVVNDLRPLFGKLFELSFIKRASEVWGFKVPIVEREISTLTSLLKDWEVDPDFSNRFLKAGTVAFDEYLKFLSQAITSQVGKFKFLSFEERVLYQEELLPLSYQNADFIAYLKGECGTVAVVLELTTSGVFELFYNFYHGRIDEGLSSLSRPDIFVPVNYLTSSLFEFSKEISAYLNNLDRLGIPFSELEAIKFAQVLGYAISHKLDREWHEKRADYYFIGVVSPVFEMPSGLFKADGSDEELEEILESLRNYYSKRKNLGNVSCVIEKVAEKETCELYSEKLGSIKEVRARVERGILESERGKLYLMVHPAGSGKTTSVFKLIKSLRERGERVFLFYFSPRKRINEDKREKFSNELGGKLLSTEREFSSGDSYSGFWTGGFRKGKLSSAKADLENRIRLGEDLDLVGLFSTIHSVARVYGRSTAEKVREMAKLWLEYGKGNGTIIVVVDELTGSEGGLVSLKDLIDALSREGLLNRTYLFGLDANLLCGEVVDNYVKWVKDFLDKGLTAPELLLRVTEENFQRTLHNYSSKTAEDFFGVPTIVDSQPAFIGRSLKLVTRWELLPKPKSREERLGLLAKKLADWLLLKGKGTFCYIQDREVAAKLSLLLESKGYRVGIYTAYSFSEDFKGCDFIIGTSSISRGIDVPFNKALILIPSFLPEVQLGEVYQAVSRIRQGKGDEGEKEVEFVYIGFEGDKKEYRKLWEFRAFKVVDLAKEIVLSYFLKSKSHRTVVLPPTREHTGDEVNIINSLIEVERLTGVPVYSASSTTRTSISSPDKPPLKFCYPFRLYRGYGTLTVSVRLLRKALSLLKTLLKEEGVRKERIGELIGMIEELIRAEGRKLVPNLQVAVNSVLTETFKDKIKGLSYRGKSVDLLMAEGGIGFSAQVLPQGAIAFVLRRERSSCFGSVPKVPLESL is encoded by the coding sequence GTGGTTGTTAACGATTTAAGACCCTTATTCGGTAAGCTTTTTGAACTCTCCTTTATTAAAAGGGCTTCAGAAGTTTGGGGCTTTAAAGTTCCTATAGTTGAAAGGGAGATTTCCACTTTAACGTCTCTACTGAAGGATTGGGAAGTAGACCCCGATTTTTCAAATAGGTTTTTAAAAGCCGGAACTGTTGCTTTTGACGAGTATCTCAAATTCTTAAGCCAGGCCATAACCTCCCAGGTGGGGAAGTTTAAATTCCTGTCCTTTGAGGAGAGGGTCCTTTACCAGGAAGAACTACTTCCTCTCTCTTACCAGAATGCAGATTTTATTGCCTACTTAAAAGGTGAATGTGGTACAGTTGCTGTCGTTTTGGAGCTAACCACTTCAGGCGTTTTTGAGCTCTTTTACAACTTCTACCACGGTAGAATTGATGAGGGATTAAGTTCCCTTTCGAGGCCGGATATCTTTGTTCCTGTTAACTACTTAACCTCCTCCCTCTTTGAATTTTCAAAGGAGATTTCAGCTTACCTTAATAACCTTGATAGGTTAGGCATTCCGTTTTCAGAATTAGAGGCCATCAAGTTCGCTCAGGTACTTGGATACGCCATTTCCCATAAGCTTGATAGGGAATGGCACGAAAAGAGAGCGGACTACTACTTTATCGGAGTAGTTTCTCCAGTATTTGAGATGCCAAGCGGCCTTTTCAAGGCTGACGGTAGTGATGAGGAGCTTGAAGAGATTTTAGAGAGTTTAAGAAATTACTACAGTAAGAGGAAAAACTTAGGTAATGTAAGTTGTGTTATAGAAAAGGTAGCTGAGAAGGAAACTTGCGAGCTTTACAGTGAAAAGCTTGGCTCAATAAAAGAGGTAAGAGCTAGAGTGGAGAGGGGTATTTTGGAATCTGAAAGGGGAAAGCTCTACCTTATGGTTCACCCGGCAGGTAGTGGTAAGACTACTTCCGTCTTTAAACTCATCAAAAGTTTGAGGGAAAGGGGAGAAAGGGTTTTCCTCTTTTACTTTTCCCCGAGGAAGAGGATAAATGAGGATAAGAGAGAAAAATTCTCTAATGAATTGGGAGGTAAGCTCCTTTCAACTGAACGGGAATTTTCCTCAGGTGATTCGTACAGTGGTTTTTGGACTGGAGGTTTCAGGAAGGGGAAGCTATCCTCTGCAAAGGCAGACCTTGAAAATAGAATTAGGTTAGGTGAAGACCTTGATCTTGTTGGTCTTTTCTCAACTATTCACTCAGTTGCAAGGGTTTACGGTAGGAGTACTGCTGAGAAAGTTAGAGAAATGGCCAAGCTTTGGCTTGAATATGGGAAAGGGAACGGAACCATTATCGTTGTTGTTGATGAGCTTACCGGTAGTGAAGGGGGATTGGTCTCTTTAAAAGACTTGATTGATGCTCTCTCAAGGGAAGGACTTTTAAATAGAACCTATCTCTTTGGACTTGATGCTAACCTTTTGTGTGGTGAAGTTGTTGATAATTACGTTAAGTGGGTAAAGGATTTCCTTGATAAAGGTTTGACAGCTCCAGAGCTCCTGTTAAGGGTTACTGAGGAGAATTTTCAGAGGACCCTTCATAATTACTCTTCAAAGACTGCTGAAGATTTCTTTGGAGTTCCCACTATTGTTGATAGCCAGCCTGCCTTCATTGGAAGAAGCTTGAAGCTAGTAACCAGGTGGGAGCTCCTACCAAAGCCTAAAAGCAGGGAGGAGAGGTTAGGCCTTTTAGCAAAGAAACTTGCCGATTGGCTACTGTTGAAGGGAAAAGGAACCTTCTGTTACATTCAGGATAGGGAAGTTGCAGCTAAGCTTTCTTTACTTTTAGAATCTAAAGGGTATCGGGTTGGGATTTATACTGCCTATAGCTTTAGCGAGGACTTTAAAGGTTGTGACTTTATTATCGGTACCTCGTCAATATCAAGGGGAATTGATGTACCCTTTAATAAAGCCCTAATCCTTATTCCCTCTTTCTTACCTGAAGTTCAGCTTGGGGAAGTTTACCAAGCAGTTTCAAGGATAAGGCAAGGGAAAGGGGATGAAGGTGAAAAGGAGGTAGAGTTTGTTTACATAGGTTTTGAAGGAGATAAAAAAGAGTACAGAAAGCTTTGGGAGTTTAGGGCTTTTAAAGTTGTAGATTTGGCTAAGGAGATTGTCCTTTCTTACTTCCTTAAGAGTAAATCCCACAGAACAGTTGTTCTCCCTCCAACTAGGGAACATACAGGGGATGAGGTAAATATTATTAACTCATTAATTGAAGTTGAAAGGCTTACCGGCGTTCCCGTTTATTCAGCCTCATCTACCACGAGGACTTCTATTTCCTCTCCTGATAAACCTCCCTTAAAGTTCTGTTATCCCTTTAGACTCTATAGAGGCTATGGAACTTTAACTGTAAGCGTTAGGCTTTTAAGGAAAGCCCTTTCCTTATTAAAAACCCTTTTAAAAGAAGAGGGAGTTAGGAAAGAAAGGATAGGAGAGCTAATAGGTATGATTGAAGAGTTAATTAGAGCAGAGGGTAGGAAATTGGTTCCGAACCTCCAGGTGGCTGTTAATAGTGTTTTAACTGAGACTTTTAAAGACAAAATTAAGGGTCTTTCCTATCGGGGGAAGTCTGTTGACCTCCTCATGGCTGAAGGTGGAATAGGCTTTTCTGCCCAGGTTCTTCCTCAAGGGGCAATAGCTTTCGTTTTAAGGAGGGAAAGGTCCTCTTGTTTTGGCTCAGTTCCAAAGGTTCCGTTGGAAAGCCTCTAA
- a CDS encoding ABC transporter permease, with translation MKWKRVWGIVKKEVKELLRDPIGLITFLFVPVSMMIIFGYGMKLEVKKVPFGVFDLDKSSLSREIAEKFKANREYFDFKGEVNSYKRGIDLITDEKIRFLLVFPPKFEEKFKEGKNTRYQAIIDGTFPYRATVIKSYVEGITVKENLDRLKLQDVLKVKSRYWFNESLNQDYIIAVGTLAVVLLISPAVFSALLIVKEKEMGSIYNVYSSPITKGEFLMGKLLAGFTISIPVFLICYGMTVLLFGVPQKGSTLLMVIGSLIYVAVSVSFGLLISNLFSSQAAAFIGTTILTVVPSVLYSGYMTPVSSMDMSGYITAHIIPTYYYLKFIKGIFFKGAPLSVLWRELAVLILFLVSVYLITYVTFKKREK, from the coding sequence ATGAAGTGGAAAAGAGTATGGGGAATAGTTAAGAAGGAGGTTAAGGAGCTCCTCAGAGACCCTATCGGGTTAATTACTTTCCTCTTTGTCCCTGTATCTATGATGATAATCTTCGGATATGGAATGAAGTTAGAAGTAAAAAAAGTTCCTTTTGGAGTATTTGACCTTGACAAGAGCTCCCTATCTAGGGAGATAGCCGAAAAGTTTAAGGCAAACAGGGAGTATTTTGACTTTAAAGGGGAAGTCAATTCTTATAAGAGGGGTATTGACCTAATTACAGATGAGAAGATCAGATTTCTACTGGTATTTCCGCCGAAGTTTGAGGAGAAGTTTAAGGAGGGAAAGAACACAAGGTATCAGGCAATAATTGACGGAACCTTTCCCTACAGGGCAACGGTAATAAAGTCTTACGTTGAAGGAATAACGGTAAAGGAAAACCTTGATAGGTTAAAACTTCAGGATGTTTTAAAGGTAAAGAGCAGGTACTGGTTTAACGAATCCCTCAATCAGGACTACATAATTGCAGTAGGGACCCTTGCAGTTGTCCTTCTAATATCGCCTGCAGTCTTCTCAGCCCTACTAATCGTCAAAGAGAAAGAGATGGGCTCAATATACAACGTTTACTCTTCCCCCATAACCAAGGGAGAGTTCTTAATGGGGAAGTTACTCGCAGGCTTTACCATTTCAATACCGGTCTTCCTCATATGCTACGGAATGACAGTTCTCCTATTTGGAGTTCCCCAAAAGGGTAGCACCCTTTTAATGGTTATTGGAAGTTTAATTTACGTTGCGGTTTCTGTAAGTTTTGGTCTTTTAATATCAAACCTTTTCTCTTCACAAGCAGCTGCATTTATTGGGACAACAATACTAACAGTTGTTCCCTCAGTTCTATACTCAGGTTATATGACACCGGTCTCTTCAATGGATATGAGCGGTTACATAACCGCTCACATAATACCAACCTATTACTACTTAAAGTTCATAAAGGGTATCTTCTTTAAAGGAGCCCCTCTTAGCGTCCTGTGGAGGGAACTGGCAGTCTTAATCCTGTTTTTAGTTTCGGTTTACCTGATTACGTACGTAACATTTAAAAAGAGGGAAAAATGA